Proteins from a single region of Chroogloeocystis siderophila 5.2 s.c.1:
- a CDS encoding class I SAM-dependent methyltransferase, giving the protein MSLSIDRLNAIFHQYETAPYPATPIDQPIQPDPSKLYQQTIATPYYLQHRRVVNPQDKVILDVGCGSGLTSLVLAIANPGARVIGVDVSPASIAMAQKRVSHLNGVQLEFQVLSAEELPRLGVEFDYINCDEVLYLLPDPVEGLQTMKVVLKPDGIIRANLHSIIQRQHFYRAQKMFELMGLFHENVGETEEALVRETMNAMPSWVDLKAKTWTPGTDGEVTNQVIRMNYLLQGDKGYTIPNLFDMLAAAGLSLIEMVNWQQWDLTPLFGSIEQMPAFIGLSLPMLSYRQQLELFELIHPIHRLLDFWCTHVETGLAAPMPFHKNLPALHSSDRVHLHPQLKTPAVRDAIRESAQHNRPIAINQCLSILGAKTITVDGNIAACLLPLWEAPQSVATIAKRWQQIRPLDPCTLKPVSDEQALKQVTDLLATLLTDLYVMVEKP; this is encoded by the coding sequence ATGAGTCTTTCAATTGATCGCCTCAACGCTATTTTTCACCAATACGAAACGGCTCCCTATCCAGCAACTCCAATTGATCAGCCGATTCAGCCAGATCCGAGTAAGCTTTATCAGCAGACGATCGCTACGCCCTACTATTTACAACATCGTCGCGTCGTGAATCCGCAGGATAAAGTGATTCTTGACGTTGGTTGCGGTAGTGGTTTAACTTCGCTCGTTCTCGCGATCGCCAATCCAGGCGCACGCGTAATTGGCGTTGATGTCTCACCTGCTTCCATCGCTATGGCACAAAAGCGAGTGTCACACTTGAACGGGGTGCAACTTGAGTTTCAGGTGCTGTCGGCGGAAGAACTACCGCGCTTGGGAGTAGAGTTTGACTACATCAACTGTGATGAAGTGCTGTATTTACTACCCGATCCGGTTGAAGGGCTGCAAACGATGAAAGTAGTGTTAAAGCCTGATGGCATTATTCGTGCCAATCTGCACAGCATAATTCAACGACAGCATTTTTACCGCGCGCAAAAGATGTTTGAACTGATGGGATTGTTTCACGAAAATGTAGGTGAAACCGAAGAAGCATTGGTACGAGAAACAATGAACGCGATGCCAAGCTGGGTTGATCTCAAAGCAAAAACTTGGACCCCTGGTACCGATGGTGAAGTGACGAATCAAGTGATTCGGATGAACTATTTGCTGCAAGGAGACAAAGGCTATACCATTCCGAATCTATTCGATATGCTTGCAGCCGCAGGACTCAGCTTAATTGAAATGGTGAATTGGCAGCAATGGGATCTCACACCGCTTTTTGGTTCAATCGAGCAAATGCCCGCGTTTATCGGCTTAAGCTTGCCGATGCTTTCCTACCGGCAACAGCTTGAGCTTTTTGAGCTAATTCATCCGATTCATCGTCTGCTTGACTTTTGGTGTACTCATGTAGAGACGGGTTTGGCTGCACCGATGCCTTTTCATAAAAATTTGCCAGCGCTCCACAGTAGCGATCGCGTTCACCTGCATCCTCAATTAAAAACGCCTGCGGTTCGCGATGCGATTCGGGAATCTGCTCAGCACAATCGTCCCATAGCGATCAATCAATGCCTGTCGATTTTAGGCGCAAAGACAATTACTGTAGACGGTAACATCGCGGCTTGTTTGCTACCACTATGGGAAGCACCACAATCTGTTGCAACAATTGCCAAACGCTGGCAGCAAATTAGACCTTTAGATCCTTGTACGCTTAAGCCTGTTTCTGACGAGCAAGCACTAAAACAAGTAACAGATTTGTTAGCGACGCTCTTGACTGATTTGTATGTGATGGTTGAAAAACCTTGA
- a CDS encoding photosystem I protein PsaX: MTSQATKDATIKTGNPPYPYRTIISLILLAGNFLVAAIYFRIINP; encoded by the coding sequence ATGACTTCTCAAGCTACAAAAGATGCCACGATTAAAACAGGTAATCCTCCCTATCCTTATCGGACGATCATTTCGCTCATCTTGCTAGCAGGTAACTTCTTAGTCGCTGCGATTTATTTCCGCATTATTAATCCTTAA
- a CDS encoding RNA polymerase subunit sigma-54 → MVIGSTQSLTTRLQTDTVLYPTLRQLVRLLSCDRNQVIKHLQAEAKENPFLLETPTEERDSLISDVLPQWYDVQAASSTIQEHLYGQIAALSISTQQREALIYLTQWLSSAGYLEQTPETWTKGTSWSPQELERCVPILQSLDPPGIGARSLRECLLLQLQDCTEDLAKILICDYLEELADCVGNSSTAIENCERLRQQLNSSLQLSTKITYKDLQVAIAQIQTLEPRPARNFGYSNTPIITPDLQAELTVHQTWQVSLIAQPRQRFCLNQEAIHLLQQPQAKAQNKQRLENLLQKAQSLLTALDQWQENLLKVGQFLVERQKAFLHSQDALDLIPTPQQIVAQSVGLSNATVSRIVRGRYLRVCGTRDRTIPLASLCVPVSVGGRTPQQIQQLLLQAVAEESADQPYTDEQLVQLLKLRYHLSIARRTVAKYRKAAGIAPTSMRRHREDGSSMCSD, encoded by the coding sequence ATGGTTATTGGTTCTACCCAGTCACTGACAACGCGCTTGCAAACGGATACTGTTCTTTATCCTACATTACGGCAACTCGTGCGCTTGCTGTCTTGCGATCGCAACCAAGTGATTAAACATCTGCAAGCGGAAGCAAAGGAAAACCCGTTTTTACTGGAAACACCGACAGAAGAACGCGACTCGCTTATTAGCGACGTTTTACCACAGTGGTACGATGTCCAAGCCGCAAGTTCAACAATACAAGAGCATTTATACGGACAGATCGCCGCGTTGTCAATTTCAACTCAGCAACGCGAAGCACTAATTTATCTTACCCAGTGGTTATCGAGTGCAGGATACTTAGAACAAACTCCCGAAACTTGGACAAAAGGGACTTCTTGGAGTCCTCAAGAACTAGAAAGATGCGTACCAATCCTGCAAAGTCTCGATCCACCAGGAATTGGCGCGCGTTCGTTACGCGAATGTTTGCTATTACAACTTCAAGATTGTACAGAGGATCTTGCTAAAATCTTGATTTGCGACTACTTAGAAGAATTAGCCGATTGTGTTGGTAATTCTTCGACGGCGATTGAGAATTGTGAAAGACTACGGCAACAACTGAACAGTTCATTGCAACTGTCTACTAAAATAACTTACAAAGATTTGCAAGTGGCGATCGCGCAAATTCAAACTTTAGAACCGCGCCCTGCAAGAAACTTTGGTTACAGCAATACACCCATTATCACACCTGATTTACAAGCAGAACTGACAGTCCATCAAACTTGGCAAGTTTCTTTAATCGCGCAACCGCGTCAGCGATTTTGTCTTAATCAAGAAGCAATTCATTTGTTACAGCAACCGCAAGCAAAAGCACAAAACAAACAACGTTTAGAAAATCTGCTACAAAAAGCGCAAAGTTTACTCACAGCGCTCGATCAATGGCAAGAAAATTTGCTCAAAGTCGGACAGTTTCTAGTCGAACGCCAAAAAGCTTTTTTACATAGCCAAGATGCGTTAGATTTAATTCCCACACCGCAACAAATTGTCGCGCAATCGGTGGGATTGAGTAACGCCACCGTCAGTAGAATTGTACGTGGTAGGTATTTGCGCGTGTGTGGAACGCGCGATCGCACAATTCCCTTAGCATCGTTGTGCGTTCCAGTGTCTGTAGGCGGACGTACACCCCAACAAATTCAACAACTCCTCCTACAAGCTGTCGCGGAAGAATCTGCCGATCAGCCTTACACTGACGAACAACTTGTCCAACTTTTAAAGCTTCGCTATCATCTTTCCATCGCTCGTAGAACAGTTGCCAAATACCGTAAAGCCGCAGGAATTGCACCCACTTCTATGCGTCGTCACCGCGAGGATGGATCGTCGATGTGCAGTGACTAA
- a CDS encoding TonB-dependent receptor, with the protein MLLIATPVAALVTATALPVAMHMAQANQAAPTTQAQSQNNFTAITEIGVTAPISGRTVLEAEGFDYSLRQYFAGTAKNLNYRFDISTRFNNSIFDAQGNLLPNGSFGSDDSTQLDAFGSANIYLSKTERLQFTFRTVQQFDRVNVVPDEDLLQTPERQQAQGIRRRVTIRNTDPPGTASTDLSVGYTNDNVAGSVVSLSSYYSQSRYVERSLLDDRNGFFDGIIRTGSGSELIGGQLQVETPLLNRVRLRWGADYEHQAKNALQLEFFNEQIYDLSNGQVAQKTSEATYVPPYELESLGVFASVDWQINDRIQLSGGIRHNWLQLQIDDYIPLYDSDFNRYNGTAIAGSVLQFNDLLFNVSLVYKLTPTLQLYTQFSQDFFIADYGFSILSYSPRDFSIDPELTLFQPQKVNYYQIGLQGNWQQVQASLSAFYNESNLGAAYTTLPSGGVELVRAPQRNYGIEAAIDWQPSTNWQLGGTLSYSFGENDADQDGNYLALSSYEIFPVTLSAYIENQTLPNWRNRLQLSQVNNRHAGFQAGSDPLSIDGYTVVNFSSTLNMGQGELTLDIQNLLNEQYQTVNSQLDGFTDETLNLPARGRTVSLTYRIRW; encoded by the coding sequence ATGCTATTGATAGCAACTCCTGTGGCTGCACTGGTAACAGCAACGGCACTTCCAGTCGCAATGCATATGGCTCAAGCAAATCAAGCAGCCCCTACTACCCAAGCTCAGTCACAGAACAATTTCACCGCGATTACCGAAATCGGCGTGACTGCACCGATCAGTGGTCGTACTGTTTTGGAAGCAGAGGGATTTGACTATTCATTGCGACAATACTTTGCAGGCACAGCAAAAAATCTGAACTACCGCTTTGATATCTCTACTCGCTTCAACAACAGCATTTTTGATGCACAAGGGAATTTGCTGCCCAACGGTAGCTTTGGTAGCGACGACTCAACGCAACTCGATGCGTTTGGCAGCGCCAATATTTATCTCAGTAAAACTGAGCGCTTGCAGTTCACATTCCGCACTGTCCAACAGTTTGATCGTGTCAATGTTGTCCCCGATGAAGATCTTTTACAAACGCCTGAACGACAGCAGGCGCAGGGAATTCGCCGCCGCGTCACGATAAGAAATACCGATCCTCCTGGAACAGCGTCTACCGACCTCAGCGTCGGCTATACAAATGATAATGTTGCAGGCAGTGTTGTGTCGCTTTCTAGCTACTACAGTCAATCGCGCTATGTTGAACGCAGCTTGTTAGATGATCGCAACGGCTTTTTTGATGGCATTATCCGCACGGGATCGGGCAGCGAGTTGATTGGGGGACAACTGCAAGTAGAAACGCCGCTGTTGAATCGCGTCCGTTTACGCTGGGGAGCCGACTACGAGCATCAAGCCAAAAATGCGCTTCAGCTGGAGTTTTTTAATGAACAAATTTACGACCTCAGTAACGGACAGGTTGCCCAAAAGACAAGTGAAGCGACTTATGTACCGCCATACGAGTTAGAAAGCCTCGGCGTGTTTGCCTCAGTAGATTGGCAGATCAACGATCGCATACAGCTAAGTGGTGGAATTCGGCACAACTGGCTTCAGCTGCAAATCGACGACTACATTCCGTTATACGACAGTGACTTCAACCGTTACAACGGTACGGCGATCGCTGGCAGTGTCCTTCAATTTAACGATCTATTGTTCAATGTGAGCCTTGTTTACAAACTAACACCAACGCTCCAGCTTTATACCCAGTTTTCTCAAGATTTCTTTATTGCTGATTATGGCTTTAGTATTCTCAGCTATTCGCCCAGAGACTTTAGCATCGATCCTGAATTGACACTGTTTCAGCCGCAGAAAGTGAATTATTATCAAATCGGGCTTCAAGGCAATTGGCAACAAGTCCAAGCGTCGCTGTCTGCATTCTACAACGAGTCCAATCTAGGAGCCGCTTACACGACGTTACCCAGTGGTGGTGTTGAGCTTGTGCGCGCGCCACAGCGCAACTATGGCATTGAAGCCGCAATCGACTGGCAGCCATCTACCAACTGGCAACTTGGAGGCACTCTGAGCTACAGTTTCGGCGAAAATGACGCGGACCAAGATGGAAACTATTTGGCGCTGAGTAGCTACGAGATTTTTCCTGTAACGTTGAGTGCGTATATCGAAAATCAAACGCTGCCAAACTGGCGCAACCGCTTGCAGCTATCACAGGTTAACAATCGTCACGCCGGATTTCAAGCTGGATCTGACCCATTATCGATTGACGGCTACACTGTTGTGAATTTTTCCAGCACGCTCAATATGGGGCAGGGTGAGTTAACTTTGGACATTCAGAATCTCTTAAACGAGCAGTATCAAACCGTAAATTCACAACTCGACGGCTTTACTGATGAAACGCTCAATCTACCTGCTAGAGGTAGAACTGTTAGCCTAACCTACCGCATCCGATGGTAG
- the lipA gene encoding lipoyl synthase, with amino-acid sequence MNKSPASELKLEPVPAWLRRPIGKASELSTVQRIIKQRQIHTICEEGRCPNRGECYAQKTASFLLMGPTCTRSCAFCQVDKGHAPMPLDPDEPRKVAEAVQLLGLRYVVLTSVARDDLPDQGASWFVKTMEAIREDNPEIQIEVLTADFWGGTSKETGQRDRIATVVQAKPACYNHNIETVRRLQGSVRRGAKYDRSLHVLQIVKELNASIPTKSGLMLGHGESEAEIVETMADLRAVGCDRITIGQYMRPSLAHLPVQKYWTPEEFEHLGAIARDIGFAHVRSGPLVRSSYHAGEG; translated from the coding sequence ATGAATAAATCGCCTGCTTCCGAACTCAAGTTAGAACCAGTACCTGCATGGTTGCGTCGTCCGATTGGAAAAGCTAGCGAACTATCTACAGTTCAAAGAATTATTAAGCAGCGTCAAATTCATACTATCTGTGAAGAAGGTCGCTGTCCTAACCGTGGTGAGTGTTACGCGCAAAAAACAGCATCATTTTTACTAATGGGGCCTACTTGCACTAGGTCTTGTGCATTTTGTCAAGTTGATAAAGGTCACGCACCCATGCCATTAGATCCTGACGAACCGCGCAAGGTAGCAGAAGCTGTGCAGTTATTGGGGTTACGCTATGTGGTTTTGACTTCGGTAGCGCGGGACGATCTACCGGATCAAGGTGCGAGTTGGTTTGTGAAAACGATGGAAGCGATCCGCGAAGATAACCCAGAGATACAAATTGAGGTTCTCACAGCAGATTTTTGGGGTGGTACTTCTAAAGAAACAGGACAACGCGATCGCATCGCGACAGTCGTCCAAGCAAAACCAGCGTGTTATAACCACAATATTGAAACAGTACGCCGCTTACAAGGATCTGTACGCCGTGGGGCTAAATACGATCGCTCGCTACACGTTCTCCAAATTGTCAAAGAACTGAATGCAAGTATTCCAACAAAATCTGGGTTAATGCTAGGACACGGCGAAAGCGAAGCTGAAATTGTGGAAACAATGGCAGACTTGCGGGCAGTAGGGTGCGATCGCATTACGATTGGTCAATATATGCGCCCTTCGCTTGCACACCTTCCAGTGCAAAAATACTGGACACCCGAAGAATTTGAACATTTAGGCGCGATCGCCCGCGATATCGGCTTTGCGCACGTTCGTTCGGGTCCATTGGTGCGGAGTTCTTATCATGCTGGAGAGGGCTAG
- a CDS encoding response regulator transcription factor has translation MRSNKILVIDDSRVIRARVKEMLPPGNFVVLEAKDGVEGLKLISQESLSLIMLDFLLPKLSGWEVFQQIQQNNNWQKIPLVLMSGRKEEVLEKIQEPFEYFEFISKPFEQRELVAAIKSAMQKAKLPRTEGIINPTAIQVPLEDANLNEVQLLTEKVTKMQTEINQLKKQIAQLITWLHHRAS, from the coding sequence GTGAGAAGTAATAAAATTCTCGTTATTGACGATAGTCGCGTAATTCGAGCACGCGTTAAGGAAATGTTACCGCCTGGTAATTTTGTCGTTTTAGAAGCAAAAGATGGTGTAGAAGGTCTAAAACTAATATCGCAAGAATCACTAAGTTTAATTATGCTAGATTTTCTTCTGCCTAAGCTTAGTGGATGGGAAGTCTTTCAGCAAATTCAACAAAATAATAATTGGCAAAAAATTCCTTTAGTCTTGATGTCTGGACGCAAGGAAGAAGTCTTAGAAAAAATTCAGGAGCCGTTTGAGTATTTTGAATTTATTTCAAAACCGTTTGAACAAAGAGAATTAGTTGCTGCAATTAAGTCAGCCATGCAAAAGGCAAAACTACCCCGCACAGAAGGTATTATTAATCCTACTGCGATCCAGGTTCCTCTAGAAGATGCAAATCTGAATGAAGTACAACTATTAACTGAAAAAGTTACAAAGATGCAAACTGAAATAAACCAATTAAAAAAACAAATAGCACAACTTATAACTTGGCTGCATCATCGTGCTAGCTAG
- a CDS encoding sigma-54-dependent transcriptional regulator: MAKIFIIDDEKPLRQAMAQILQDEGHTIIEAKDGSQGLKIIKDSIALGDRLDLVFLDLKMPRTQGMTVLKNLGKILFELPVIVMTAYGTSRTAIEAMQLGAYDYLTKPFDLDTLVELTKKALSHHQASVYRISAETLSQNADEMLGRSPLMQNVFKLIGRIAQGDSTVILLGESGTGKELVASMLHTTSSRSKGPLVKVNCAALPEHLLEAELFGHEKGAFTGADHLRIGRFEQANGGTLFLDEIGELTPVIQSKLLRVLQDRSFERLGSNQTRTVDVRILAATNRNLEEMVRSNQFREDLYYRLNVVRVELPALRDRIEDINLLTQHFLSRIALKQGYPSLAIAETAMKKLQSYPFPGNVRELQNILERAAVLSGGRPILPEHLIFTQNEQPQLNLAQAVAQLEQDLIRRALLLDPQEPHKALGLDQQTFIQKRQQWNL; encoded by the coding sequence ATGGCAAAAATTTTCATTATTGATGATGAAAAACCGTTGCGTCAGGCGATGGCACAAATACTGCAAGATGAAGGTCACACCATTATTGAAGCAAAAGACGGTAGCCAAGGATTAAAAATTATTAAAGATAGTATTGCGCTAGGCGATCGCCTTGACTTAGTGTTTCTCGACTTAAAAATGCCACGCACGCAGGGAATGACCGTATTAAAAAACTTAGGCAAAATACTCTTTGAGCTACCTGTAATTGTAATGACTGCGTATGGTACAAGCCGGACTGCGATTGAAGCTATGCAGTTAGGTGCCTACGATTATTTAACCAAACCATTTGATTTAGATACTTTAGTCGAGCTTACCAAAAAAGCACTTTCGCATCATCAAGCATCAGTTTACCGCATCAGTGCTGAAACGCTCAGTCAAAACGCCGACGAAATGCTAGGGCGATCGCCGTTGATGCAAAATGTCTTTAAACTCATTGGTCGAATCGCTCAAGGTGATTCTACGGTAATCCTTTTAGGCGAATCGGGTACAGGTAAAGAATTGGTCGCGTCGATGCTTCACACGACGAGTTCGCGTAGTAAAGGACCATTAGTCAAAGTTAATTGCGCAGCGCTTCCAGAACATTTATTAGAAGCCGAATTGTTTGGACACGAAAAAGGCGCGTTTACGGGTGCAGATCACCTGCGCATCGGTCGTTTTGAGCAAGCGAATGGCGGAACTCTATTTTTAGATGAAATTGGCGAACTAACGCCAGTGATTCAAAGTAAATTATTGCGTGTTTTACAAGATCGCTCATTTGAACGCTTAGGAAGTAACCAAACACGTACAGTAGATGTGCGCATTTTAGCAGCAACGAATCGTAACTTAGAAGAAATGGTACGTAGTAACCAATTTCGTGAAGATTTGTATTATCGCTTGAATGTTGTACGAGTAGAATTACCTGCGTTGCGCGATCGCATAGAAGATATCAATCTTCTCACGCAACATTTTTTAAGTCGAATTGCCTTGAAGCAAGGGTATCCGAGTTTAGCGATTGCCGAAACAGCAATGAAAAAACTCCAAAGTTATCCGTTTCCAGGAAACGTCCGCGAGTTACAAAACATTCTCGAACGCGCCGCTGTTCTTTCCGGCGGACGACCCATTTTACCCGAACATCTTATTTTTACGCAAAACGAGCAACCTCAACTCAACTTAGCGCAAGCTGTAGCGCAACTCGAACAAGATTTGATTCGTCGCGCGTTACTCCTCGATCCGCAAGAACCACATAAAGCGTTAGGTTTGGATCAGCAAACGTTTATTCAGAAACGCCAGCAGTGGAATTTATAG
- a CDS encoding branched-chain amino acid ABC transporter permease — protein MDVQQAQLIVNGIAVGSIIALAAVGLTLTYGILRLANFAHGDFMTLGAYLTLVANTVGNINIWLSMVLGALGTVVAMLLSEKLLWSRMRANRATSTTLIILSIGLALFIRYAIVFVWGGSNQAYNLPISPARNIFGLKIPQNQIIVLALAVLAILSLHYLLQNTKVGKAMRAVADDIDLARVSGINVDQVIIWTWTIAGSLTALGGSMYGLVTAVRPNMGWFLILPMFASVILGGIGNPYGAIAAALIIGISQEVSTPFLGSQYKQGVALFIMILVLLIRPKGLFKGTI, from the coding sequence ATGGACGTACAACAAGCTCAACTCATCGTTAATGGAATTGCAGTCGGTAGCATCATTGCTTTAGCTGCGGTGGGGTTAACACTAACATATGGAATATTGCGTCTAGCAAACTTTGCGCATGGCGACTTTATGACGTTAGGCGCTTATCTGACGCTCGTTGCTAATACTGTAGGAAATATTAATATCTGGCTATCGATGGTTCTTGGGGCGCTTGGTACAGTAGTTGCGATGCTACTATCAGAAAAATTACTGTGGTCGCGAATGCGTGCCAACCGCGCGACTTCTACAACATTGATTATCCTTTCGATTGGACTTGCGCTTTTCATCCGCTATGCGATTGTTTTTGTTTGGGGTGGTAGCAATCAAGCTTACAATCTGCCCATTTCTCCAGCGAGAAACATTTTCGGGCTAAAAATCCCCCAAAATCAAATCATTGTTCTCGCTTTAGCCGTACTAGCAATTCTGAGTTTGCACTATCTATTACAGAATACAAAAGTTGGTAAAGCAATGCGTGCGGTTGCAGACGATATCGATCTTGCTCGCGTTTCTGGGATTAATGTTGACCAAGTAATCATTTGGACTTGGACGATCGCAGGGAGTTTAACTGCTTTAGGCGGTAGTATGTATGGCTTAGTTACCGCAGTCCGTCCTAATATGGGTTGGTTTCTGATTTTGCCAATGTTTGCTTCAGTCATTCTTGGCGGAATTGGCAATCCTTACGGCGCGATCGCTGCTGCTTTAATTATTGGGATATCACAGGAAGTGAGTACACCTTTTCTTGGTTCGCAATACAAACAAGGTGTAGCGCTATTCATTATGATTTTAGTACTTCTGATTCGTCCTAAAGGACTGTTTAAAGGAACAATCTAA
- a CDS encoding two-component system sensor histidine kinase NtrB → MTKNIVPQRWTLQQQLTILIALFLCLGGAALWLLAELFHSRESAIAARTQGELARANARLMQHFWEGNPSRSPILVGKKWDNYLWKLSYAALSDFPRVEGGFYIYSENQLLGYAYPTHGGPVPKRDIPPAEKGKILELVASASRQHLPQEMVLYPQLDIVVLRADPLPFDGAVWTMKRIPRSTDARSQLLTTLVIVMVLCVVGWTVYITVQLRTGVLQLQQGIKAIEQGKANLIPPLPAEMGQVGASINTMQQRRKELEQRLRRMDRLASLGQLVAGVAHEVRNPLASMRLNLQYVKRQLHKQDIINLPIPSLLEQVDRLETLVKRLLYFDKTQQEEEFVNVSLEAIAIESVSLLRPQAEQQNIDLTYFPAPEPLPEISLQRRGIEQVVLNLILNAIQASFLSGEVKVGVEQQDKYLIVWVEDRGVGILPEQQERIFDPFYSTKADGTGLGLAISHEIVTHHGGYIDLQSRPGWTKFSVYLPLDQVALVTNSQYGKNFHY, encoded by the coding sequence ATGACAAAGAATATTGTCCCGCAACGTTGGACACTTCAGCAACAATTAACAATTCTCATCGCGCTATTTTTATGCTTGGGTGGAGCGGCGTTGTGGCTATTAGCAGAGTTATTTCATAGTCGGGAAAGTGCGATCGCAGCCCGAACGCAAGGCGAGTTAGCGCGTGCGAATGCGCGCTTGATGCAACACTTTTGGGAAGGAAATCCCAGTCGCAGCCCTATCCTTGTCGGCAAGAAGTGGGATAACTATCTTTGGAAGTTATCATATGCAGCGTTGAGTGACTTTCCGCGAGTCGAAGGCGGTTTTTACATCTATAGTGAGAATCAACTCTTAGGTTATGCATATCCTACGCACGGCGGACCTGTTCCTAAACGCGATATTCCCCCTGCGGAAAAAGGCAAAATTTTGGAATTAGTTGCAAGTGCAAGTCGGCAGCACTTACCACAGGAAATGGTACTTTATCCGCAACTCGATATTGTTGTCCTACGTGCCGATCCTTTGCCGTTTGATGGCGCAGTGTGGACGATGAAGCGGATTCCACGATCGACGGATGCGCGATCGCAACTCCTCACGACACTGGTGATCGTGATGGTCTTGTGCGTTGTCGGGTGGACTGTTTATATCACAGTACAATTACGCACTGGGGTACTGCAATTACAACAAGGTATTAAAGCAATTGAACAAGGTAAAGCCAATCTCATTCCGCCACTTCCTGCTGAAATGGGACAAGTAGGAGCATCAATTAATACAATGCAACAGCGTCGTAAAGAGTTAGAACAGCGATTGCGACGGATGGATCGCTTAGCTTCGTTAGGACAGCTTGTTGCGGGTGTCGCGCATGAAGTGCGTAATCCTTTAGCCAGTATGCGCCTCAATTTACAATATGTTAAGCGGCAGCTACACAAGCAAGATATTATCAATTTACCAATTCCTAGTTTACTAGAGCAAGTAGATCGCTTGGAAACATTAGTCAAAAGGTTACTTTACTTCGATAAAACCCAACAAGAAGAAGAATTTGTCAATGTTTCCTTAGAAGCGATCGCGATTGAATCTGTTTCCTTACTGCGCCCCCAAGCGGAACAACAAAATATTGATTTAACGTATTTCCCCGCACCCGAACCACTACCAGAAATTTCACTACAACGTCGCGGCATTGAACAAGTTGTCTTAAATTTAATTCTCAATGCGATTCAAGCGAGTTTTCTGTCTGGAGAAGTCAAAGTGGGAGTAGAACAACAAGATAAATATTTAATTGTATGGGTAGAAGATCGCGGTGTCGGAATTCTGCCAGAACAACAAGAACGAATTTTTGACCCGTTTTACTCGACTAAAGCTGATGGAACTGGATTAGGACTAGCAATCAGCCATGAAATTGTGACGCATCACGGAGGATATATCGATTTACAGTCGCGCCCTGGCTGGACAAAGTTTAGTGTGTATTTACCATTAGACCAAGTAGCACTTGTTACTAATTCACAATATGGCAAAAATTTTCATTATTGA